A window of Aeromicrobium sp. Root236 contains these coding sequences:
- a CDS encoding Tad domain-containing protein: MKRRDEKGSITPFVVIVSLAIILLAALVVDGGRQLNAKGRAVAYAQEAARAGAQAIDVADPRLDLVPEDALKAAQQYCQQAMAADAQLVKCRAEITRIDDPGGAFNAVTVSTQVRIKAILLGMIRKSVLNASGKALARPVSGISEPDSGKIPTVGPPSVAPPATGNPTATAPPTPPEIEVTPCTPKPTDKPKDDKDDDKPDKDKPDECKTPPPPG, encoded by the coding sequence ATGAAGCGCCGCGACGAGAAGGGCTCGATCACGCCGTTCGTCGTGATCGTGTCACTGGCGATCATCCTGCTGGCGGCGCTCGTCGTCGACGGCGGCCGCCAGCTCAACGCCAAGGGCCGCGCCGTCGCGTACGCCCAGGAGGCGGCCAGAGCCGGCGCCCAGGCGATCGACGTCGCCGACCCGCGCCTCGACCTGGTGCCCGAGGACGCGCTCAAGGCGGCTCAGCAGTACTGCCAGCAGGCGATGGCTGCCGACGCCCAGCTCGTGAAGTGCCGTGCCGAGATCACGAGGATCGACGATCCAGGTGGTGCGTTCAACGCGGTCACGGTCTCGACGCAGGTGCGGATCAAGGCGATCCTCCTCGGCATGATCCGCAAGTCGGTGCTCAACGCGTCAGGCAAGGCGCTCGCCCGTCCGGTCAGCGGCATCTCCGAGCCCGACAGTGGCAAGATCCCGACCGTCGGTCCACCGTCGGTCGCGCCACCGGCCACCGGCAACCCGACGGCGACCGCGCCGCCCACGCCGCCGGAGATCGAGGTCACGCCGTGCACGCCCAAGCCGACGGACAAGCCCAAGGACGACAAGGACGACGACAAGCCTGACAAGGACAAGCCCGATGAGTGCAAGACGCCACCTCCGCCAGGCTGA
- a CDS encoding TadE/TadG family type IV pilus assembly protein, with translation MRRVDRGSASLELVIVAPFLLALMMLIIAFGRYAQTENLVDQAARDGARAATAQNVKADVPKTVNEVIADAMADAPASCRDSAVADPPVLSKTAFDLPDPNNPLAIDTVSVTVHCTLDLSDLAALPLKSVHITRTFTSPLDRYRGYR, from the coding sequence GTGAGGCGCGTCGACCGCGGATCGGCCAGCCTCGAGCTCGTCATCGTCGCCCCGTTCCTGTTGGCGCTGATGATGCTGATCATCGCGTTCGGCCGCTACGCCCAGACCGAGAACCTCGTCGACCAGGCCGCTCGCGACGGCGCCCGGGCTGCGACGGCCCAGAACGTCAAGGCGGACGTCCCCAAGACCGTCAACGAGGTCATCGCGGACGCGATGGCCGACGCACCGGCGTCCTGCCGCGACAGCGCGGTGGCTGATCCGCCGGTGCTGTCCAAGACCGCGTTCGACCTGCCCGATCCCAACAACCCCCTGGCGATCGACACGGTCTCGGTGACGGTGCACTGCACTCTCGACCTCAGCGATCTCGCGGCCTTGCCGCTCAAGTCGGTCCACATCACACGTACGTTCACGAGCCCGCTCGACCGCTACCGGGGTTACCGATGA
- a CDS encoding TadE/TadG family type IV pilus assembly protein gives MSSRTTRARSSRAPTPDRKSRRERGTSALEFSIIAPVFLLLIFTIIQAGLYLYARNTAQSASREGVSYLRLAGNNSDPTAFVHAAEDVTEGYATKIGRLKNVTAIGTIDTKTGRVSMLVIGDAVLPLGGSVEIQQTSEATLEQFRGDTRDSQ, from the coding sequence GTGTCGTCGAGGACAACTCGAGCAAGATCGAGCAGGGCTCCAACACCTGACCGCAAGTCGCGCCGTGAGCGCGGCACCAGCGCGCTCGAGTTCTCGATCATCGCGCCGGTCTTCCTGCTGCTGATCTTCACGATCATCCAGGCGGGTCTCTACCTCTATGCGCGCAACACCGCGCAGTCGGCGTCGCGCGAGGGCGTGTCCTACCTCCGGCTCGCCGGCAACAACTCCGACCCCACGGCGTTCGTCCATGCCGCCGAGGACGTCACCGAGGGCTACGCCACCAAGATCGGCCGGCTCAAGAACGTCACCGCGATCGGCACGATCGACACCAAGACCGGGCGGGTGTCGATGCTCGTGATCGGCGACGCCGTGCTGCCGTTGGGCGGCTCTGTCGAGATCCAGCAGACGTCCGAGGCCACCCTCGAGCAGTTCCGCGGCGACACGAGGGACTCGCAGTGA
- a CDS encoding type II secretion system F family protein: MILELLAGASVGAGILIIVVVLSRPVPGVAATLNRLDRTRHGRRALTASAAGAGADGRLERLRETVGERIEAEVAARGWQLIRTREDLAVMNRPMTTHLGTKALLGLTAFIWFPAVVFLLGFGGNGGMPIVFALIAGIFGFFLPDLALHREAELRRRDFRHVTGAFLDLVAMNLAGGRGLPEALMAASSFGDHWAMVRMRQALSNARIMGWTPWEGIARLGRDLGVDELRDLASALALAGDEGARIRLSLMARAESMRRKEMVDIEGAAGESSQSMLMAQLLMCVAFLVFLAYPAVSQLR, translated from the coding sequence ATGATCCTCGAGCTGCTCGCAGGCGCGAGCGTCGGCGCCGGGATCCTCATCATCGTCGTCGTGCTCAGCCGACCCGTGCCAGGCGTCGCGGCGACGCTCAACCGTCTCGACCGCACCCGGCACGGCCGCCGCGCGCTCACGGCGAGTGCCGCGGGAGCCGGCGCCGACGGCCGGCTCGAGCGGCTCCGCGAGACGGTCGGCGAGCGCATCGAGGCCGAGGTCGCGGCCCGCGGTTGGCAGCTGATCCGTACGCGCGAGGACCTCGCCGTCATGAACCGGCCGATGACGACGCACCTCGGCACCAAGGCGCTGCTGGGACTGACGGCGTTCATCTGGTTCCCCGCAGTCGTGTTCCTCCTCGGGTTCGGCGGCAACGGCGGCATGCCGATCGTCTTCGCCCTCATCGCCGGCATCTTCGGTTTCTTCCTGCCCGACCTGGCCCTCCACCGCGAGGCCGAGCTGCGGCGTCGCGACTTCCGGCACGTCACCGGTGCGTTCCTCGACCTCGTGGCGATGAACCTCGCCGGCGGCCGCGGCCTGCCCGAGGCGCTCATGGCGGCGTCGTCGTTCGGTGACCACTGGGCGATGGTGCGGATGCGTCAGGCGCTGTCCAACGCGCGCATCATGGGCTGGACGCCGTGGGAGGGCATCGCGAGGCTCGGCCGCGACCTCGGCGTCGACGAGCTGCGGGACCTCGCGTCGGCCCTGGCGCTCGCCGGCGACGAAGGCGCGCGCATCCGTCTCTCGCTCATGGCGCGTGCCGAGAGCATGCGTCGCAAGGAGATGGTCGACATCGAGGGAGCAGCCGGCGAGAGCTCGCAGTCGATGTTGATGGCACAGCTGCTGATGTGTGTCGCGTTCTTGGTATTCTTGGCCTATCCAGCCGTCAGCCAGCTCAGGTAG
- a CDS encoding type II secretion system F family protein, which yields MLEDYRIPLAVTTGALLGLGCVLLVYALRGEESTTVEGATPQRRRLSSRTTRRRGQQLLAGALTGVVVLAVTRWVVLALVLGALVAFWDRVFGGARHERAAIARIEGLAGWIESLRDTIAGAVGLEQAIPATAVNAAPSIRPSLNLLVDRLRVREPLPDALMKFSEDLDDPSADLVVAALILNARLRGPGLRDVLTALATSARDELDVRRRVESSRRSTRRSVQVVVGVIAGVATLLVLFNREYVKPYGTVEGQVVLATVLAVFGLSVFWLRSLSGVSEPERFLITPTTKAPQT from the coding sequence ATGTTGGAGGACTACCGGATCCCTCTCGCGGTCACGACCGGAGCGCTGCTCGGCCTCGGCTGCGTGCTGCTGGTCTACGCGCTCAGGGGCGAGGAGTCCACCACGGTCGAGGGCGCCACGCCGCAGCGTCGCCGGCTGTCGTCGCGGACGACCCGGCGCCGGGGGCAGCAGCTGCTCGCGGGCGCGCTGACGGGCGTCGTCGTCCTCGCCGTGACGCGCTGGGTGGTGCTGGCCCTCGTGCTGGGTGCGCTCGTCGCGTTCTGGGACCGGGTGTTCGGCGGTGCGCGTCACGAGCGCGCAGCGATCGCCCGCATCGAGGGTCTCGCGGGTTGGATCGAGTCGCTGCGCGACACGATCGCCGGCGCCGTGGGCCTGGAGCAGGCGATCCCGGCGACGGCGGTCAACGCCGCGCCGTCGATCCGCCCGTCGCTCAACCTGTTGGTCGACCGCCTGCGCGTACGTGAGCCGTTGCCCGACGCGCTCATGAAGTTCTCCGAGGATCTCGACGACCCGTCTGCCGACCTCGTCGTCGCGGCACTGATCCTCAACGCGCGACTCCGTGGCCCCGGCCTCCGCGACGTCCTCACGGCGCTGGCGACGTCGGCCCGCGACGAGCTCGACGTACGCCGCCGCGTCGAGTCGAGCCGGCGCAGCACGCGCCGCAGCGTGCAGGTCGTGGTGGGCGTCATCGCCGGTGTCGCCACCCTCCTGGTCCTGTTCAACCGCGAGTACGTCAAGCCGTACGGCACGGTCGAAGGCCAGGTCGTGCTGGCCACGGTGCTCGCGGTGTTCGGTCTCAGCGTGTTCTGGCTGCGCAGCCTGTCCGGTGTCAGCGAGCCGGAGCGCTTCCTCATCACTCCCACGACCAAGGCGCCGCAAACATGA
- a CDS encoding CpaF family protein: MIDHDLVRTLRGQVADRLNEQRRRDQISGVSPMNADDEREYARSLIVQVLEDHARYEVAEGRSPIPADVEGQVASAIHSALFGVGRLEPLLSDPDVENIDINGCDHVFVQYGDGREERHPPVAETDDELIELVQVLAAHTGLSSRPFDSANPQLDLRLPDGSRLSAVMNVCARPSISVRKARLGRVFLHELVANGTMSPEIGSFLTAAVKARKNIMIAGATNAGKTTMLRALANVIPPSERLITVERALEVGLGEYEDLHPNVVSFEERLGNSEGLGHVSMAELVRRSLRMNPSRVIVGEVLGDEIVTMLNAMSQGNDGSLSTIHANSSLEVFNRIGTYAIQSRERLPLEATTMLIAGALDFVVFIRKHNDHATGGSQIRVVESIREVVGHDGQVLSNEVFAPDADGRAVPHSPIGCIADLQDHGYQPQVHGRWA, encoded by the coding sequence ATGATCGACCACGACCTCGTCCGTACGCTCCGCGGCCAGGTCGCCGACCGGCTCAACGAGCAGCGGCGCCGCGACCAGATCAGTGGCGTCTCGCCGATGAATGCCGACGACGAGCGCGAGTACGCCCGGTCGCTCATCGTCCAGGTGCTCGAGGACCATGCGCGCTACGAGGTCGCCGAGGGTCGGTCGCCGATCCCGGCGGACGTCGAGGGGCAGGTCGCGTCGGCGATCCACTCGGCGCTGTTCGGCGTCGGCCGGCTCGAGCCGCTGCTGTCCGACCCCGACGTCGAGAACATCGACATCAACGGCTGCGACCACGTGTTCGTCCAGTACGGCGACGGCCGCGAGGAGCGGCACCCGCCCGTGGCGGAGACCGACGACGAGCTGATCGAGCTGGTCCAGGTGCTCGCCGCCCACACCGGCCTGTCGAGCCGGCCGTTCGACTCGGCCAACCCGCAGCTCGACCTCCGGCTGCCCGACGGCTCGCGCCTGTCGGCCGTGATGAACGTGTGCGCGCGACCGTCGATCTCGGTCCGCAAGGCGCGACTCGGCCGGGTGTTCCTGCACGAGCTCGTCGCCAACGGCACGATGTCGCCCGAGATCGGCTCGTTCCTGACCGCCGCGGTCAAGGCCCGCAAGAACATCATGATCGCCGGCGCGACCAACGCCGGAAAGACCACGATGCTCCGGGCCCTGGCCAACGTCATCCCACCGTCAGAGCGCCTGATCACGGTCGAGCGAGCGCTCGAGGTCGGCCTCGGTGAGTACGAGGACCTGCACCCCAACGTGGTCTCGTTCGAGGAGCGGCTCGGCAACTCCGAGGGCCTCGGCCACGTGTCGATGGCTGAGCTCGTACGCCGCTCGCTCCGCATGAACCCGTCCCGCGTCATCGTCGGTGAGGTGCTCGGTGACGAGATCGTCACGATGCTCAACGCCATGAGCCAGGGCAACGACGGTTCACTTTCGACGATCCACGCCAACTCCTCGCTCGAGGTGTTCAACCGCATCGGCACCTACGCCATCCAGAGCCGCGAGCGCCTGCCGCTCGAGGCCACCACGATGCTGATCGCCGGCGCCCTCGACTTCGTCGTGTTCATCCGCAAGCACAACGACCATGCCACTGGCGGCAGCCAGATCCGTGTCGTCGAGAGCATCCGTGAGGTCGTGGGACACGACGGCCAGGTGCTGTCCAATGAGGTGTTCGCGCCCGACGCCGACGGCCGGGCCGTGCCGCACTCGCCGATCGGCTGCATCGCCGATCTCCAGGACCACGGCTACCAGCCCCAGGTCCACGGCAGGTGGGCATAG
- a CDS encoding SAF domain-containing protein, which translates to MARSSTNQATVSRLPSTRESRPALIGLAVLLIFGGALASAFLAIQSGNRAYFVQVDHEVAQGATISKDDLTRVSLPEGFKGGVPSSDSDSIVGKSAAARLLPGTVLMRSMVSEKSGLRDDQTRLTVTVDASPFISNLQSGDQLALDIGTSDGGKRQTVRAELVSVGDEQGGAIAGSGGDEVAIVVAIDISCLSLVSEGIEERSITPALIGGESTLVKQTCEA; encoded by the coding sequence ATGGCCAGATCGAGCACGAACCAGGCCACCGTCTCGCGGCTCCCGTCGACCCGGGAGTCCCGTCCGGCCCTGATCGGACTCGCCGTCCTGCTGATCTTCGGTGGCGCCCTCGCCTCGGCCTTCCTCGCGATCCAGTCGGGCAACCGTGCCTACTTCGTGCAGGTCGACCACGAGGTCGCCCAGGGTGCGACGATCTCCAAGGACGACCTGACCCGCGTGAGCCTGCCCGAAGGGTTCAAGGGCGGCGTGCCGTCGTCGGACTCCGACAGCATCGTCGGCAAGTCCGCCGCGGCCCGGCTGCTCCCCGGCACGGTGCTGATGCGCTCGATGGTCTCCGAGAAGTCCGGCCTCCGCGACGACCAGACCCGGCTCACGGTCACGGTCGACGCGTCACCGTTCATCAGCAACCTGCAGTCCGGTGACCAGCTCGCCCTCGACATCGGTACGTCCGACGGTGGGAAGCGCCAGACCGTACGCGCCGAGCTGGTCTCGGTCGGCGACGAGCAGGGCGGCGCGATCGCCGGCTCGGGCGGCGACGAGGTCGCGATCGTCGTGGCGATCGACATCTCGTGCCTCTCTCTGGTGTCCGAGGGCATCGAGGAGCGGTCCATCACGCCGGCGCTCATCGGTGGCGAGAGCACGCTCGTCAAGCAGACCTGCGAGGCCTGA
- the eccD gene encoding type VII secretion integral membrane protein EccD, translated as MLTAYSRVTVVTAERTIDLALPSSLPLADVLPQVMRYAAPAALDGSPTSWTLARLGGSPLSLSQTLGDAGVLDGDVLELRGQSDDVRPAAVEDVRDTVEDSVDAAGGVWSTVTTRSYTVVVGAVALAVTGLVSWLAARIDEGNRLEDFTSAGPAAFCTAVLLFATWWASRWARPLDAQLAAVAAMLWAALLGSAVGDSADLQRWETLVVAAAAVAIAAGAARALTTLATGHLATSVVLLVAGILQAAAGWTDLPMAQVPRVVPVLVLLLVGSLPLVSLSVGGLASADYRVRHVGRLELAALRARYQASNAVLIGSLVGIALVIVWGGVTLDLAGSSWDRTLALSLAAAAILRSRLFSRTPHMLPLRTAGVVVMAFAMARFAVEEEWAAPWLAIVVAAILVAAIALSSLQMSDITRARVKRWLNVVEFLVVVDLLVVLVGAVGVYDKMGGLF; from the coding sequence TTGCTGACTGCTTACAGTCGGGTCACCGTCGTCACGGCGGAGCGCACGATCGACCTCGCCCTTCCGAGCTCGCTCCCTCTGGCCGACGTGCTGCCACAGGTGATGCGCTACGCGGCGCCCGCTGCCCTCGACGGTTCACCGACGAGCTGGACCCTGGCCCGGCTGGGCGGCAGTCCACTGTCGCTGTCCCAGACCTTGGGCGATGCCGGCGTGCTCGACGGGGACGTCCTCGAGCTCCGCGGCCAGTCCGACGACGTACGGCCCGCTGCGGTGGAGGACGTCCGTGACACGGTCGAGGACAGTGTCGATGCTGCAGGTGGTGTCTGGTCCACCGTGACCACGAGGTCCTACACCGTCGTCGTCGGTGCGGTCGCGCTCGCGGTGACGGGCCTGGTCTCGTGGCTTGCCGCGCGGATCGACGAAGGCAACCGCCTCGAGGACTTCACGTCGGCCGGTCCGGCGGCGTTCTGCACAGCGGTGTTGCTGTTCGCGACCTGGTGGGCGTCTCGGTGGGCCCGGCCGCTGGATGCCCAGCTGGCGGCAGTTGCGGCGATGCTCTGGGCGGCGCTTCTCGGCTCGGCGGTCGGCGACTCGGCCGACCTCCAGCGCTGGGAGACCCTGGTGGTGGCCGCAGCGGCCGTGGCGATCGCTGCGGGTGCCGCTCGCGCGCTCACGACGCTCGCCACGGGGCATCTCGCGACCTCCGTCGTGCTGCTGGTGGCGGGGATCCTGCAGGCAGCAGCGGGTTGGACCGACCTGCCGATGGCACAGGTCCCTCGTGTCGTCCCGGTCCTCGTGCTGCTCCTGGTCGGGTCGCTTCCGTTGGTCTCGCTCTCGGTCGGAGGCCTCGCGAGTGCCGACTACCGCGTCCGGCACGTCGGGCGCCTCGAGCTGGCCGCCCTTCGCGCGCGCTACCAGGCGAGCAACGCGGTCCTGATCGGCTCGCTGGTCGGCATCGCGCTCGTGATCGTGTGGGGAGGCGTCACGCTCGACCTCGCTGGGAGCTCGTGGGACCGCACCCTCGCCCTGAGCCTCGCTGCGGCGGCGATCCTGAGATCGCGGCTGTTCTCCCGTACGCCCCACATGTTGCCGCTGCGCACGGCCGGCGTCGTGGTGATGGCGTTCGCGATGGCGCGGTTCGCGGTCGAGGAGGAGTGGGCGGCACCCTGGCTCGCGATCGTCGTCGCGGCCATTCTCGTCGCCGCCATCGCCCTGTCGTCGCTGCAGATGTCCGACATCACCCGGGCCCGCGTCAAGCGCTGGCTCAACGTCGTCGAGTTCCTCGTGGTCGTCGACCTGCTCGTCGTGCTCGTCGGGGCAGTCGGGGTGTACGACAAGATGGGAGGACTCTTCTGA
- the eccCa gene encoding type VII secretion protein EccCa yields the protein MTTTLVKRPARIAPPSTEGSALAIEAPPMRGQAAPAMAGASMMMMPIMSGTGSLTVAITQQGRPIVAVAALLALVGSIAIGAMMMISQRSGSKRQVREGRERYLDYVEALRHTVRDQIAGQRAEQAWRYPRTDELLDICRDDTRRWERRPSHLDFLSVRVGTGDVPLSTGLSLDADTGPLNDFDPVCLQAAQELIERYAILREQPITLSLTGIGQTSVIGHAPHRRAIATNMALQLASLHSPNDVEIALVRSDAAAAAWDWLKWLPHAQSVHVLDGDLSARRVEASVPAMAEFLAPELEARLDRLQRSRGSATTPTSHLVVIVDGDGLQPGHHLVSPDPQVSLAALGVHVISLLDSARQEPEIVEERIEIADDGSAVMTSRPAPFRIDIAPDGVTSAISRVLSSLRLTVEDVGDDGLSDTVGLPDILGVKDPAHLDLERSWRPRALRELLRVPIGVGATGKTVMLDLKESAHGGMGPHGLVVGATGSGKSEMLRTLVSSLVIGHGPDRLALMLVDFKGGATFAAMEDIPHIAGMITNLQDDLTLVDRMRDALYGEMQRRQEILKDAGNLPNVTVYQDRIDAGEPLEPLPHLLVIVDEFSELLTAKPDFAELFVAIGRIGRSIGVHLLLATQKLEMGKIRGLESHLSYRIGLRTFSEGESRDAIGVPDAYHLPPEPGSGYLKVDTTVFDRFKAALVSSPYTPPSEGPKTTVPVVPYVAVNGLGAWLAQQVAAADGADDASEQSASGTTVLDVLCRQMASSGYAQVRPVWLDPLPERLPLGNLLADRKPETGTLDAVLGLVDDPTHQAQFPLVWDFTGARANMLVIGSPASGKSVLLASMITSLSWSYAPGEVVFYCIDYGGGVLRGLEGLAHVASVAGRLDAELRSRTVNDVRSLIDEREQMFRLHDIDSMSGWRRARAEGRLPEDVPGDVFLVIDGWGIIRDEDDAMDWAVADIAARGPAYGVHVVLTATQSMQVRIRMQPAFGGRIEMRLGDVFDSEFGRDLMKQIPADSPGRGLSDIGGAHHFQTALPTADPEADPTDLQTMLGAWVTRLNERWPDRQVSRVQTLPETVWLDELDRSDLNRWEVPVGFSELNLGTATVDFSDTAPHLLVYGDNQTGKSTLLRTLVQGLVAGKSTDEVGIVFIDHRRSLMGCIPDDYQVAYGMSADQSASIAATIAQSLRERMPGPDVTAQQLRDRSWWTGLELFVVVDDYDLVSTTSGNPLQPFVDLVAQASDLGFHLIISRRVGGLARAMHEPLLQRLADISTPGLMFAGDPMEGRLVNGVAARRLPEGRALFVSRDGRSSQIQVGRPREDA from the coding sequence ATGACCACCACGTTGGTGAAGCGACCGGCACGTATCGCGCCGCCGAGCACTGAGGGTTCCGCCCTCGCGATCGAGGCGCCACCCATGCGCGGACAGGCTGCTCCGGCGATGGCCGGCGCCAGCATGATGATGATGCCGATCATGAGCGGCACGGGCTCCCTGACGGTCGCCATCACGCAGCAGGGCCGGCCGATCGTGGCGGTCGCCGCCCTGCTCGCGCTCGTCGGCTCGATCGCGATCGGCGCCATGATGATGATCAGCCAGCGCAGCGGCTCCAAGCGGCAGGTACGCGAGGGCCGTGAACGCTACCTCGACTACGTCGAAGCGCTGCGCCACACGGTGCGCGACCAGATCGCCGGCCAGCGGGCCGAGCAGGCGTGGCGCTACCCGCGGACCGACGAGCTGCTCGACATCTGCCGCGACGACACCCGTCGGTGGGAGCGACGACCCTCGCACCTCGACTTCCTCTCGGTGCGTGTCGGCACCGGCGACGTTCCGCTCTCCACGGGCCTCAGCCTCGACGCCGACACCGGGCCGCTCAACGACTTCGACCCCGTGTGCCTGCAGGCGGCGCAGGAGCTGATCGAGCGCTACGCGATCCTGCGCGAGCAGCCCATCACCCTCAGCCTCACCGGGATCGGCCAGACCAGCGTCATCGGTCACGCCCCTCACCGCCGTGCCATCGCGACCAACATGGCGCTCCAGCTGGCGAGCCTGCACAGCCCCAACGACGTCGAGATCGCTCTCGTACGCTCTGACGCTGCCGCGGCGGCGTGGGACTGGCTCAAGTGGCTCCCCCACGCCCAGTCCGTCCACGTCCTCGACGGTGACCTGTCGGCACGTCGCGTGGAGGCCAGCGTCCCGGCGATGGCCGAGTTCCTCGCCCCTGAGCTCGAGGCACGCCTCGACCGCCTCCAGCGGTCCCGCGGCAGCGCCACGACCCCCACCTCGCACCTGGTCGTCATCGTCGACGGCGACGGACTGCAGCCGGGACACCACCTGGTCTCTCCCGACCCCCAGGTCTCGCTCGCGGCGCTGGGCGTCCACGTCATCTCGTTGCTCGACTCCGCACGCCAGGAGCCCGAGATCGTCGAGGAGCGCATCGAGATCGCCGATGACGGGTCCGCCGTCATGACGTCCCGCCCCGCGCCGTTCCGGATCGACATCGCCCCGGACGGCGTCACGTCGGCCATCTCGCGGGTCCTCTCGTCGCTGCGGCTGACCGTCGAGGACGTGGGCGATGACGGGCTCTCCGACACCGTCGGCCTGCCGGACATCCTGGGCGTCAAGGACCCGGCACACCTCGATCTCGAACGTTCCTGGCGCCCGCGTGCGCTGCGCGAGCTGCTGCGGGTGCCGATCGGCGTCGGCGCCACCGGCAAGACCGTGATGCTCGACCTCAAGGAGTCGGCACACGGGGGCATGGGCCCACACGGACTCGTCGTCGGCGCCACCGGCTCCGGCAAGTCGGAGATGCTGCGTACGCTCGTCAGCTCGCTGGTCATCGGGCACGGGCCCGATCGGCTCGCCCTCATGCTGGTCGACTTCAAGGGTGGTGCGACGTTCGCCGCCATGGAGGACATCCCGCACATCGCCGGCATGATCACCAACCTCCAGGACGACCTGACGCTGGTCGACCGCATGCGCGACGCCCTCTACGGCGAGATGCAGCGCCGCCAGGAGATCCTCAAGGACGCCGGCAACCTGCCCAACGTGACGGTCTACCAGGACCGGATCGACGCCGGCGAGCCGCTCGAACCGCTGCCGCACCTCCTCGTGATCGTCGACGAGTTCTCCGAGCTCCTGACCGCCAAGCCCGACTTCGCCGAGCTGTTCGTCGCGATCGGCCGCATCGGACGATCGATCGGCGTCCACCTGCTGCTGGCGACCCAGAAGCTGGAGATGGGCAAGATCCGCGGCCTGGAGTCGCACCTGTCCTACCGGATCGGCCTGCGTACGTTCTCCGAGGGCGAGAGCCGGGACGCGATCGGCGTGCCCGACGCCTATCACCTCCCACCGGAGCCGGGTTCGGGCTATCTCAAGGTCGACACCACGGTCTTCGACCGGTTCAAGGCGGCGCTCGTCTCGTCGCCCTACACCCCTCCGAGCGAAGGCCCCAAGACCACGGTGCCCGTCGTGCCGTACGTCGCGGTCAACGGGCTGGGCGCCTGGCTGGCGCAGCAGGTCGCCGCAGCAGACGGCGCCGACGACGCCTCAGAGCAGTCGGCGAGCGGGACGACGGTGCTCGACGTGCTGTGCCGTCAGATGGCGTCATCCGGCTACGCCCAGGTGCGTCCGGTCTGGCTCGACCCGCTGCCGGAGCGGCTTCCCCTCGGCAACCTCCTGGCGGACCGCAAGCCTGAGACGGGCACCCTCGACGCCGTGCTCGGGCTCGTGGACGACCCGACCCACCAGGCACAGTTCCCGCTGGTGTGGGACTTCACCGGCGCCCGCGCCAACATGCTGGTGATCGGCTCACCGGCCTCGGGCAAGAGTGTCCTCCTGGCGTCGATGATCACCTCCCTGTCGTGGTCGTACGCGCCCGGCGAGGTCGTCTTCTACTGCATCGACTACGGCGGAGGCGTGCTGCGCGGGCTCGAGGGTCTCGCACACGTCGCCTCGGTCGCCGGCCGCCTCGACGCCGAGCTGCGGTCACGCACCGTCAACGACGTACGTTCGCTGATCGACGAGCGCGAGCAGATGTTCCGGCTGCACGACATCGACTCGATGAGCGGCTGGCGGCGGGCTCGCGCCGAGGGCCGCCTGCCCGAGGACGTGCCGGGCGACGTGTTCCTGGTGATCGACGGCTGGGGCATCATCCGCGACGAGGACGACGCGATGGACTGGGCCGTGGCCGACATCGCCGCGCGCGGCCCGGCATACGGCGTCCACGTCGTGCTGACCGCGACCCAGTCGATGCAGGTACGCATCCGCATGCAGCCGGCATTCGGCGGCCGCATCGAGATGCGGCTCGGTGACGTGTTCGACAGCGAGTTCGGCCGTGACCTGATGAAGCAGATCCCGGCCGACAGCCCCGGCCGCGGGCTGTCGGACATCGGTGGCGCCCACCACTTCCAGACCGCGCTGCCCACGGCGGACCCCGAGGCCGACCCGACCGACCTGCAGACCATGCTCGGAGCCTGGGTCACCCGGCTCAACGAGCGCTGGCCCGACCGCCAGGTCTCGCGCGTCCAGACGCTGCCCGAGACGGTGTGGCTCGACGAGCTCGACCGCAGTGACCTCAACCGCTGGGAGGTCCCGGTCGGGTTCTCCGAGCTCAATCTGGGCACCGCGACTGTCGACTTCAGCGACACCGCGCCGCACCTGCTGGTCTACGGCGACAATCAGACCGGCAAGAGCACCCTGCTCCGCACCCTGGTGCAGGGCCTCGTCGCCGGGAAGTCGACCGACGAGGTCGGCATCGTGTTCATCGACCACCGCCGCTCGCTCATGGGCTGCATCCCGGACGACTACCAGGTCGCCTATGGCATGTCCGCGGACCAGAGCGCGTCGATCGCCGCGACGATCGCCCAGTCCCTCCGCGAGCGGATGCCCGGGCCCGACGTGACGGCGCAGCAACTGCGCGACCGCAGCTGGTGGACGGGCCTGGAGCTGTTCGTCGTGGTCGACGACTACGACCTCGTGTCGACGACGAGCGGCAATCCGCTGCAACCGTTCGTGGACCTCGTCGCACAGGCGTCCGATCTCGGCTTCCACCTGATCATCAGCCGGCGCGTCGGAGGCCTCGCCAGGGCCATGCACGAGCCCTTGCTGCAGCGGCTCGCGGACATCTCCACGCCGGGCCTCATGTTCGCCGGCGATCCCATGGAGGGGCGACTCGTCAACGGAGTGGCCGCCCGGCGCCTTCCCGAGGGTCGCGCGCTGTTCGTCAGCCGCGACGGACGATCGTCGCAGATCCAGGTGGGTCGACCCCGCGAGGACGCCTGA